Proteins encoded in a region of the Poecilia reticulata strain Guanapo linkage group LG14, Guppy_female_1.0+MT, whole genome shotgun sequence genome:
- the nicol1 gene encoding NELL2-interacting cell ontogeny regulator 1 — protein MASSGSYVQVALVLLAVQLVCVGAAEADQETGTVIPAESRPCVDCHAFEFMQRALQDLKKTAFNLDARTETLVLRAERRALCDCMPTTTLR, from the exons ATGGCGTCCAGTGGATCATATGTGCAGGTAGCGCTGGTTCTGCTGGCGGTCCAGCTCGTCTGTGTCGGAGCCGCTGAGGCGGATCAGGAGACGGGGACCGTGATCCCTGCCGAAA GTCGTCCATGCGTTGACTGCCATGCCTTTGAGTTCATGCAGAGGGCGCTGCAAGATCTGAAGAAGACGGCTTTTAACCTTGATGCCAGG ACGGAGACGCTGGTGCTGCGGGCCGAGAGGAGGGCTCTGTGCGACTGCATGCCCACCACCACGCTGCGCTGA